A stretch of DNA from Lycium ferocissimum isolate CSIRO_LF1 chromosome 4, AGI_CSIRO_Lferr_CH_V1, whole genome shotgun sequence:
gccttacgtactcggtacattatccgtactgactctccGTTGCTCGGGGGACTGCGTtaatgcccgcaggtacaaggagacagacaggtggtccagctcagtaggacctctagatctagcagtggtcagtatgctccatttgatccggagctacagtcagttttggtatgccccttttgagatgtgtatacatatgggtatgacggggccctgtcccgtcctttctacagcttttattccagtagaggtctgtagacagttgtatgtagtagtcagacgatgtagccttgtcggcttctattcttttgtgtacggtaTATGTGTGACCTAGGCGGCTTACCtttgttcttccgcatgttgtgtatatatatatgcagattgtacagaatTCTGATGTTCCCctcttatgagatcagtttatgccatttatggacCTTTGATGTTTAGTATGTTTCAGatacgtgtttaggggtgtttggtcactagaggtaAGACTCCTATCACggctcatcagtttgggtcgtgacagtcttGGCCTAttttgggctggactcggtccaatttttttatataaggctggcccccccttttttttgtaatgtatacacatatatgtatacctaGTGTATACAtgcgttgtcacgacccattttagcctagatcatgcgggcacctaccattcccacctcggtaggtgaacccttaactcaacattcacaatcaataaatataataaaatagcggaagaagtaaatgacgtaagtctcataatataaaatcatatagataagtgcggaagtaaatgaatccaccccagtatttggtctggtcatacaagagcatctaaatccgaataactctggtctgaataataatagataaaatgtctcaaattatgtcttgaaagaaaagtaagacataaacaatagaagagtcttcgaggtcagcggacgccatgctcacccttgaaaactcaagtagaagttgaggagtcgatcagccacgagtcagagaagtagatccggccTGATACTCTCCATTCATAAAAAGAACGCAAGTGCGAGGTCGGACAAAAAAAgatcggtaggtatcataggccgactaagcatagttaacacaattcagaaaataatgcagataaacaagtaaaccaatcaCGCATGGAATAAAATAATCGTAACCGAGTATCCATCAACAactatgtaagtatctaaccccaataNNNNNNNNNNNNNNNNNNNNNNNNNNNNNNNNNNNNNNNNNNNNNNNNNNNNNNNNNNNNNNNNNNNNNNNNNNNNNNNNNNNNNNNNNNNNNNNNNNNNTGTGTCTTTATTACCCATTTTTACTATGACCTTTTTGGTCCTTCTCTGCTAGGCTGGTGACTTTGCCTTTCGGCTTTCTTTGTGAGTAAATCGATTGGTGGCGTGCTTGCTGtcctgttaaaaaaaaaaaaaaaaaaaaaaaaacagcatcCGCAGAAAAATTATGAGTTTCCTAAGAAGCCAATTAGCGTTTTTATCTTCCAGTCTGGCATCTTCTCTTGATGCACCTTCGAACCCTCTTGGGCTCTGTATTTTGAGAGATGTTTCTGGGGATGTAATTGtgctattttttgaaaattcagagTAAAAACTTTATAAAAATGCACGTTGCTTTTCCTTAAAATaaatgtttgttttgtttttatgtGTCATGACGTATGTTTTCTTCGAACGAGGTTTTTCGATTCTTCCCGGAGGTATGGCTGACTTTCCCACTGATAGAATTTTTTAGAAAGATCTTAAAAATTCTGCCCCGGTTTCAGGATTTGGTCTGAGCGACCCTTGCTTTGTCTTGCTattcaaaaattctgccccagtgtattGTTTTACTTTATCTCTTTCCTTTTTGACTGTTTCTGATAGGAATTTGTTAGGCTCCctcaaaaattctaccccaATGTAGGGTTGATGCTGTCTGATTCTTGTGCTGACCCTTACAAGCTTGATCTTGTTGACTTTTCCTGCCTTATTATCTCTGAGGTTTCCTAAgggtttcttggtttttcttttatgacgacCGAGCTcgaaagcgcctacgtatcctatCGCGGCAAgaattcaggtcgaacgtagttcgaaataaaataactgagttttggttttactaataaAGTGACCGGGTGTgatatggactgcctacgtatcctacTATGGGGTAGTCAGGTCATTGCAtagttcattacatagatgattttttttcctattctattacaaagtatgattacaagcaaaaggtaTGATTGCAAAGAAATAATAATGCGATTAAAAGCAAATGGAATCCTAaatgtagtatctcttgagcGCGTCCGCATTGATGGCTTTAGGACACTCTTGCCCATCCATCTCGGCTACTACTACAGCTCCTCCTGAGAGTACTTTCCTGACCATGTATGGTCCTTGCCAGTTTGgcgcgaatttccctttatgttCCTCTTGATGAGGGAAGACTCGCTTGAGCATGAGTACTCCAATCTGGAAAAGTCGGGTTCTGACCCGCTTATTGAAGGCTCGAGACATCCTTTGCCTGTACATCTGTCTGTGGTATACTGCCACCATTTTCTTCTCATCTATCATAGCCAATTGTTCGTAACAATTTCTGACCCATTCTGCATCCTTTAGCTCCGCCTCTTGGATGATCCTGAGTGAAGGGATTTCCACTTCTGCGGGTATGACCGCTTCTGTACCATAGACAAGGAGGTATGGGGTTGCTCCAGTGGAAGTTCGGGTTGTCGTTCTGTACCCCAACAAAGCATAAGGCAActgctcgtgccaattcttGTAGTTGTCGACCATTTTTCTCAGgattcttttgatgttcttgttggcagCCTCTACGGCTCCATTCATCTATGGCCGGTAGGTAGTAGAGATTCTGTGGGCGACCTTGAATTGCTCACAGATGTCCTTCATCAAATGGCTGTTCAGATTGGCACCATTGTCTGTGATGATGGATTCCGGTACACCGAAATGACATATCAGATTGTTTTTGACAAAGTCGGCCACGACTTTCTTGGTTACTCATTTGTGTGAAGTTGCTTCtacccatttggtgaagtagtcgATGCCGACTAAGATGAAACGATGTCCGTTGGAGGCTGGCGGCTCGATGGGTCCTATGACGTCCATTCCCCATGCCACGAATGGCCAAGGCGAGCTCATCGCATGTAATTCTGTGAGGGCAACTGATTGATCAGATCCCCATGTATCTGACACTGATTGCACTTTTGTACGAATTTACAGGAGTCgtgctccatggtcatccagtaatatCCTTTCCTCAAGATTTTCTCAGTAAGGATGAATCTATTCATGTGGGGTCCGCATGCCCCTGCGTGCACCTTTTTTAGCAATTTCGTAGCTTCTTCAGCCTCCACCCATCTGAGTAACCCAAGGTGAGGGGTTCTTTTGTACAACACTTCTTTGTTCAAGAAGAACCTATTAGCCAACCTCTTGATGGTCTTCTTTTGATTTGCTGAACTCTTTGGGGGATACAATCCTTTCTTCAGGTAGGCCTTGATGTCGGCATACCATGGTTGGCCATCTGGCTCGGCCTCTACATGGGCGTAGTGAGCCTATTCTTCTCTCAGTGTTATCTCTAGCGGATCAATACGAGTACTCTCGGGTCTTTGGATCATAGACGCTATCGTAGCTAATGCGTCCGCAAACTCATTCTGAGCCCTTAGAGTATGTCTGAAGTCGATACTCTTGAATCTCTCGCACAATCTCTGTACCAGATTCATATATGGGAGTATCTTATTATTTttggttgcccaattttctttcacttgatttatgAGCAAATCGAAATCTCCGATTACCAACAGCTCATGTATGTTCATGTCTAACGCGATCCTGAGGCCAAGGATACATGCTTCATATTCcgccatgttgttggtacatctgaAGTTGAGCTTTGCGGCCATCAGATAGTGTTGTCTAGTTTCTGATATTAACACCGCCCCAATGCCTAATCCTTTGTAACTACCTGCTCCATCGAAGAATCGTCTCCAGCTTGAGTATGGTTCTGCCACCTCTTCTTCCATAGCGATCACTTCCTTGTCTGGGAAGAAAGTTCGTAATGGTTCAAGTTTTTCATCGATGGGACTTTCTGCCAGCAAATCAGCTAGGGCTTGTCTTTTGATTGCCTTTTGCGCTACGTATATGATGTCGAATTCACTCAGTAACATCTGCCATTTAGCCAATTTTCCTACGGACATCGGTTGCCGAAAAATGTATCTCAATGGATCTATTCTGGATATAAGGTGAGTGGTGAACACCGATAGGTAGTATCTCAGCTTTTGAGCAATCCAGGTCAAAGTACAACAGGTTTTCTCTAAGAGAGCGGTAGGTCAAAGCACAACAGGTTTTCTCTACGAGCGTATACCGCGCCTCGCAGGAagtgaacttcttgctcaaataGTAGACGGCATGTTCCATTTTTCCCTCTTCATCATGCTGGGCAAGCATGCACCCGAAAGTATTTTCTGATACCGATAGGTACAGTAACAGAGGACTCCTTTGCCTGGGCAACACCATGACGGGAGGATTGAAAAGATGTCTCTTGATTTTGGCAAATGCCTTCTGGCATTCTTCCGTCCAATTTGTGGTAGCGTCTTTCTTGAGCAACCTAAGGATTGGCTCCATAATCACAGTTGACTGggctattgtcacgacccatttcgaGGTCCGCGCGGGGGCCTACCGTTCCCatctcgataagcgaaccctctATCGAATAGCACATCAATTAAATAAAGACGAATCATTTAAACCAATTgatatttagaaataacagCGGAACATTAGAAAATATTCAATAACCTCAAGTATTTATAAGATTACAATAGTTACATgattacagactcgatccaaTTTCCCATAACCTGGTCTAGACTGGTACAAGAGCGACTGAATGAATTCCGATTTCCACTatattctaagactcaaccaccatcccggaatgaagtgggaggaggtcttcaagataggcaccgcgTATTTTCACA
This window harbors:
- the LOC132054294 gene encoding uncharacterized protein LOC132054294, producing the protein MVDNYKNWHEQLPYALLGYRTTTRTSTGATPYLLVYGTEAVIPAEVEIPSLRIIQEAELKDAEWVRNCYEQLAMIDEKKMVAVYHRQMYRQRMSRAFNKRVRTRLFQIGVLMLKRVFPHQEEHKGKFAPNWQGPYMVRKVLSGGAVVVAEMDGQECPKAINADALKRYYI